From Heptranchias perlo isolate sHepPer1 chromosome 8, sHepPer1.hap1, whole genome shotgun sequence, a single genomic window includes:
- the LOC137324292 gene encoding collagen alpha-2(VI) chain-like, translating into MLFRNTGTGARSKSRARTQGPGTDPGTRDRPRNPGQNQDPGTRDRPRTQGPGTDPGTRDRTRTQGPGTDPGPRDPGQTQGPGTEPGPRDPGQTQDPGTRDRPRNPGQNQDPGTRDRPRDPGQTQDPGTRDRPRTQGPGTEPGPRTRDRTRAQGPGTDPGPRDPGQTQDPGTRDRTRTQDPGQNQGPGTRDRTRAQGPGTDPGPRDPGQTQDPGQNQDPGTRDRTRAQGPGTDPGPRDPGQTQDPV; encoded by the coding sequence ATGCTTTTCCGAAACACCGGGACCGGGGCCAGGTCCAAGTCCAGGGCCAGGACCCAGGGACCCGGGACAGACCCAGGGACCCGGGACAGACCCAGGAACCCGGGACAGAACCAGGACCCAGGGACCCGGGACAGACCCAGGACCCAGGGACCCGGGACAGACCCAGGGACCCGGGACAGAACCAGGACCCAGGGACCCGGGACAGACCCAGGACCCAGGGACCCGGGACAGACCCAGGGACCCGGGACAGAACCAGGACCCAGGGACCCGGGACAGACCCAGGACCCAGGGACCCGGGACAGACCCAGGAACCCGGGACAGAACCAGGACCCAGGGACCCGGGACAGACCCAGGGACCCGGGACAGACCCAGGACCCAGGGACCCGGGACAGACCCAGGACCCAGGGACCCGGGACAGAACCAGGACCCAGGACCCGGGACAGAACCAGGGCCCAGGGACCCGGGACAGACCCAGGACCCAGGGACCCGGGACAGACCCAGGACCCAGGGACCCGGGACAGAACCAGGACCCAGGACCCGGGACAGAACCAGGGCCCAGGGACCCGGGACAGAACCAGGGCCCAGGGACCCGGGACAGACCCAGGACCCAGGGACCCGGGACAGACCCAGGACCCGGGACAGAACCAGGACCCAGGGACCCGGGACAGAACCAGGGCCCAGGGACCCGGGACAGACCCAGGACCCAGGGACCCGGGACAGACCCAGGACCCGGTCTAG